A window of Longimicrobiaceae bacterium genomic DNA:
CCCACGCCTGGGAGGGTGGTCAATTCCCCGGCGCGGGCCAGCTCCGCCAGGTCCGCCGTAGTGCCCTCGAGCGTGCGGGCGGCTGCGGAGAAGGCCCGGGTGCGGAAGGCGTTCTCCCCCGCCAGCTCCCCGAGCATGGCGATCTCCTCCAGGACCGCCGCGACCTCGCGCGCGTTCACTCCGCCGCCGCGCCGCCGTCCGCCTCCGCCAGGGAGACGCGGTGGAAGGGTAGGCGGGAGAGGGGGGCGGTTCCGGGGCGCTCGGCGGCGCGGCGCTCCGCCGTCTCGTGCCGCGCGACGTGGCCGGGGTGCGCGTCCACGTACCAGAGCGCGCGCCCCACCAGCCGGAGCGCCTCCGTCACCGTGACAATGGAGTACAGCCCGGCCATCTCCCCGCCGGGAAGCACGCTCTCGAAGTCCGTCCCCTCGTCGCGCCCGGGCCCCTCCGTCCAGGTGGCGGGGATCCCCGGCCCCACCTCCGTGTCGAAGTGGATCAGGCTGAGCCCGGCCCGCTGCCCGTGGATCCCCAGCACCATCAGGACCTCCAGCGTGTCGTACGGCTCGCCGTCGGCGTCGGTGTGGCGCGCGCAGCAGACGAAGAAGCCGTCCACCGGCTCCGCCTGCGCATCCGCCGCGACGCTGGCCCAGAACAGGTTGGGCGGGAGCTGCACGTACGCGGACTCGGCGGGGAGCCGCAGCTCCCAGCCGCGCAGGTCCGGCGAGGCCTCCACCAGGTAGCGCGCCACGGCCGGCTCCAGCACGTAGGTGCGCTTCCCGAACCGCCAGAAGTTGAAGGCGTGATAGAAGAAGATCCGGTACTGGTCCAGCGAGTCCGGCGACGCCTCGGCCGGCACCACGTCGCGGACCGCCTCCGCGGCGCGCGTGAGGAAGGCGAAGCGCTCCGGGTGCGCGGGGTCCACCCCCTGCGCCTCCGCTTCGTCCTGGATCGCGGGGAAGGTCCTCCCCTCGATCGCCGGCTCGTCGAAGACCAGCTCGTACGGCGTCAGCCGCGCCAGCCCGGCGGTGCTGTTGTCACTCACTCGGTCACCTCGGCGCGTGGTGGGTCACGGATCGTCCGGGACGCCATGCAAGGAAAGTGCGTGAGTGCGAAAGTGCGGAAGTGCATCGCGGCGGCTGCGGGCTCAGCGCGATGCGTCGGGCTCGTCCTCGCCCCCTTCGTCGGCTGCCACCCGGACCAGGGATTCCAGCACCTCCGGCTTGCGGCCGGAGAGCGCGGCGCGGAAGGATTCCCATGCCCCGCGGCGGCGCACCAGGACCACGATGACGTCGCCCTTCGGGGCGTGCACGTCGTCCAGGGTGACGAAGTGCACGTCGCCCAGCGGGGAGGGGAGCGGGAGGGAGATGGGCTTTCCGTCCCACTCCAGCTCCACGGGGGTGCCGGCGCGCACCTGCTCCGCCGAGACCTCGCACTCCAGGAAGACGTCGCCGCTCACCTCCCAGGCGCCGGGGCCCGCGGGCTCGCCGGAGCGGAAGAAGAAGGGCTCGAACTCCACCCCCTCGCGCCGGGCGAAGTTCTGGTCGTCGGCGTAGTCGCGCACCTCCAGCTCGTCGTCCAGCGCCAGCGATTCCAGGTGATGGCGTACCTCGTGGGTCACGGTCTCCCAGACCTCCTCATCCCAGTCCCAGTCGTCCTGCATCCGGGACAGACGGAGGAAGGAGCCGTAGTAGAGGACCACCATCGAGCGCACCTCCCCCGCCCCGCCCCACTCGGTGGGATACGTCTCGGTGAGGCACTCGCCCAGGGTGTAGACCTCCGGCAGCTCCGGGTGCGCGACGGCGCGGCGCTCCACCAGGAGCCCGTCGACCCCCTCCCTGTACTCGGGGGGGATCTCGTCGAACACCTCGTGAGCGCGCCGCTCGAACTCCGCGAAGGTCATACCGGATCCGGGTACCACGAAGATGACGACCGGGAGGCGGGGGGAGGGTCCGCAGGCGGGCGTATGTGTGAGCCCGCGCTGCACTCACATCTCGCCCCGCCGGCCGGGCGAGTTACGCACCGCCGGAGGAGCCTCCCCCCGCCGACCCTGCGCGACATAGCCGGGTTCGGGGCCACGACGCGGCGCGGGGCGGCGGATGCTCCCGCCGCCCCGCGCACCCCGCCTCCGCCGACGGCTACGGCCGCGTCGGGGCCAGCCGCGCGATCCACAGCCCGGAGTTCAGGTCGGAGGCGTACACCAGCTCCCCGCGCGGATGGACGTCCAGCGTGAAGGGGAGGTTCGGCCGGTAGCCGCGCCCGTCCGCGGTGGGGAGCACCCCGACCTCGCGCCCGTGCAGCTCACCCCGCAGCTCGCCGGAGACGTCCAGAGCGCGGAGGCCGCCGTTGTGGAAGGCGGCGTAGAGGGTGTCCCCCTGCACCTTCAGGGCGCTCACCCCGGCCCCGGAGACCTCCCAGCGCGCCACCTCCAGCGGGCGCTCCGGGCGGCTCACGTCCAGCACGTGCACGTAGCCGGCGGTCTCCATCGGGCGGTCCAGGTTCACCCGCTGCGGGAAGATCTTGTCGCCCACGAACACGTATGCGTTCCCGGCGGCGTTGGTGTGCGGCACGGCGGCGGCGGTGTTCCCGTACTCCTGGCGCCGCCAGGTGACGCGGTAGCGGAACTGCGACACCAGCTCCGGCTTCGCGGGGGTGCCGCCCTTGACGCCGTTCCCCACGTCCAGGATCACCAGCCCGTCGTTCCAGTGGGAGAGGTACGCCAGCCCGTCCCGGACCGCCACGTCCTCCAGGTGCTTGTCGGGCTTGGGGAGCCCCCAGCGGCCGATCTCCCGCGGGTCGCGCGGGTCGGCGAGGTCGATCACGTGCAGCTCGCCCGTGCCGGCGTTCACCGCGTAGAGCAGGCTGCCGTCGATCGCCACGCTTTGCACGCCGGCGGTGACGGTCTCGAAGTAGTCCGCCGCCACCTTCGGGTGCGCGGGCTCCGCCAGGTCCAGCACGACCAGGCCGTCCCGCTTGCTCCGGGACTGCTGCCGGGTGAGCACGGCGAGCGTCCCCTCGGGGTTCACCGCCACGTCGTTGACGACCTTGGCGTCCACCACCACCGAGTCGGTCAGCACGGGCGCCGCGGGGTCGGTCACGTCCCAGACGTAGACGCGGTCGCCCTTGCACCCGGAGCACCCGCCCCAGGTGCCGGTCAGCGCGTAGTCGCGGCCGTCGGGCCCCCGGAACGCCGCGACCCCCGTAGTGCGGGTGGCGCTGACGACGCCGCGCCCCACCGTCTCGAAGCGCCCCGACGCTGGCTGCCCCTGCGCGGCGGCGGCGGGAGCGAGCGCCGCGGCCAGCAGGGCGGCGGTGAAGACGGATCGGGCGATGCTGCTCATGCGCGTTCTCCGGGGTGGTGCGGGTTCAGGGGATCGAGGGCGGCATCCCGCCCGGAGGCGGCTCGCCGCGCGCCTCGACCACGGTGCGGCGGGCGATCCAGCCGTTCAGGGCGACGAAGCAGCCGATGGCGATGGCCCACTGGACCAGCACCGTTCCCACGTTGAAGGACGAGAAGGGTGTGAAGGTCGCCCCCAGGTCCGCGGGGTCCACGGCCTGGTACAGCCACCACCCCATGAGCACGACGGCCTGCACGAGCACCAGGTAGATCAGCGCATCCCACCAGGCCCCCACGTGCATCACCCCCGGCTGGTTGTTCACGAAGCTCTCCCGGAAGCGCCGCACGCCGTAGCGGACCACCGCGAAGGCGAAGAAGAAGCCGGAGAGCATCAGCCCCACGCCCCAGACGAAGTCCTGGTTGTCGAACACCGCCATGGAGAGCGCCGAGGGGATCCCCATGAGGAAGCCGACGCCGCCGATGACGCGGATCGCCTTCGGCCGCTCCATCCCGCCGTCCACCAGCACCCGCGTCGCCAGCTCGATCATGGAGATCAGCGAGGTGACGGCGGCGAAGGCGAGCGCCAGGAAGAACACCGAGGTCAGCAGCCTCCCCAGCGGGAGGGTGTTGAAGATCTGTGGCACCCAGATGAAGGTGAGCCCGTTGTTCCCGCTCCCCAGCACCGCCTCGGAGACGCTGCGCCCCTCCAGCCCGCCGGTGGCGCGGGCGATCTCCAGCCGCGTCTCCACCGGCACCGCCCGGTTGGCGAAGAAGCCGCGGACCGAGTCCGGGTGGACGGCCACCCCCAGCCGCTCCGCCGCCGCGGCCGCGCCGGGCTCCGCCAGCCGCGACTCCAGCTCCGACTGCAGCCCAGGGTACGCGGTCAGGCTCTGTTCGAACCCCACGGGCGTCTGGGAGATCCGTTCCGCGAGCGACGGACCGACCGAGAACACGGTGCAGATCACCATGATCCCGGCGAGGATACTGATGGAGTTGTTGCCGATCCCCAGCAGGAAGGCGTTGGAGGTGGTGTTCTCCTGCTGCCGCGCGTACACCGCGTAGGTGAGCGCCAGCCCCCACCCGGCCCCGGTGTCCCAGGCGTTCTGCGTCAGCGCCTCCAGCCAGATCCGCGCGTTCCCCAGCTGCGAGAAGTCCGGGGTGAAGAGGAAGGCCAGCCCGTCCCCCGCCCCGGGGAGGGTGAGCGCCCGCACCGCGAGGAGGACCACCAGCACGAAGAGCGAGGGGAGGAGGAGGCTGGTGACGCGCTGGATCCCCCTCACCCCCCGGGAGACCACCCACACGCCGAAGCCGATGGCGACGGCGTGGGTCACCACCGCCCACAGCGTCTCCGGGTAGCGCGACCAGAGCGCCCCCGGGATCTCGCCTTCCAGCTCCCCCGTGACCGCCGCCCAGAAGTAGCGCAGCGTCCACCCGGAGACCACGGAGTAGTAGAACATGATGGCGGTGGCGCACCACGCCACCCACGCCCCCATCCAGGCGTACCCCCGTCCGAGCAGCTTCGAGAACGCCCCCACCGCCCCGTAGCGCGTCCCCTTCCCCATGGAGAACTCCACGATGAGGAGGGGGATGGACCACATGAAGAGGAAGATGATCCAGGGGATCAGGAAGGTGCCGCCGCCGTTCGCCGCCGCGATCCGCGGGAACCGCCAGATGTTGCCCGTCCCCACCGCCATGCTGAGCATGGCGAGGAGCATGGCGGTGCGGGAGGTGAAGGTCTGCTGGGGGTGTCCGGCCAAGGGCACCGTCCGGTCGGAGGGTGAAGAGCGTGGTGGCGGGAGGGAGGATTATACGGAGGCTGCGGACCGGCGCGCAACGAACGACGCCGCCGGTCCGCAGGCGGGCGGCGTCTACGGCGCCGCGTCTTCCGGGGCACCACGGAACCGGGCGTCGTAGTCGGCCAGGGCGGCGGTGATCACCCGCTCGGTGTGCTCGCGGCCGTACACCTCCTGGGCAACGGCCGTAGCTCCCGGCGCACGCCGCACTTGACGGCCCCGTGGAAATCCAGCAGCTTTGTCTCTGCTCCTCGATATTTTCCCTTTCGTCCCGCCCGGATGCACAGGCTCTGGCTCCTCGCCGCCCTGCTCCTCGCGCTGCTGCCGACCCCGGCGGCGGCGTGCGAGCGGGCGCCGGTGCCGGAGAAAGAGCACTACGTAGCCGATCCCGGGCACTACGCCGGCGACCAGTTCCGGGCGGGGAGCGGCGTCGAGCTCGTCGCCCCGCGCGAGCAGGGCCGGGGTCCGGGGAGAGGCCCCACCGGCGTCCTCCCCGACCTGGAGGCGCGGGACGCGCGCTCGCTTCGTCCCGCCTCCTCTCCGGCGCGGGACGGAGCCCTCCCCGCACCGGACGGCTGCACCCCGCTCTGCGAACGGCTCCCCTACCAGGCTACCGCACCTCCCCACCGCGGCTAGCACCCCCACTCGACATCCGCGCGCGCCGGAGAGCTCCGGCGCCGCGCCCCAGCACCGACCCGCGGCGACCGCGGCGGGGACGGGTGCGTCCGTCCGGCCGGATCCACTCCCGCCGGGGGCGCTCCGCGTCCGCCCGGCCGTGTGCTCCCGCGAGGTTACACCCTGACGGGAGAGCCGCCATGGACCGGATCCAGGGCCTCGCCGGGCTGTTCCTGCACCTGGACGCGCACCTCGCGGCCGCCGTGCAGCAGTACGGGACGGGCACGTACGTCCTGCTGTTCCTGATCGTCTTCGCCGAGACCGGGCTGGTGGTGACGCCCTTCCTCCCCGGCGACTCGCTCCTTTTCGCCGCGGGAGCGCTCGCCGCCACGGGCGCGCTGGAGCTCCCGGTCCTGCTCGCCGGTCTCTTCGTCGCGGCGGTGGTGGGAGACGCGGTCAACTACCAGGTGGGGGCACAGGTGGGGCTGCGGGCGTTCCGGCCGGACGCACACATCCTGAAGACCGCGCACCTGGAGCGGACCACGCAGTTCTACGAGCGGCACGGCGGGAAGACCATCGTCATCGCCCGCTTCGTCCCCATCGTACGCACCTTCGCCCCCTTCGTGGCGGGGGCCTCGCGGATGAGCTACCCCCGCTTTGCGCTCTACAACGTCGTGGGAGCGTTCGTGTGGGTCTTCTCGCTCACGCTGGCGGGATACCTCTTCGGCAACCTCCCCCCGGTCAGGGACAACTTCGGGGTGGTGGTGATCGCCATCGTCCTCGCCTCCCTCGTCCCGGCCGTTGTGGACTTCGTCCGCCACCGGCGCCAGGTACCCCCTCTCACGGAAGAACCCACATGAGCAGCAGCGCAGGACCGTCCAACGAGGCGTGGGGGAGCCGGATCGGGCTCATCCACGCCATGGCGGGGAACGCCGTCGGGCTCGGCGGCTTTCTCCGGTTCCCCATGCAGTCCAGCCCTTCACGCGAGATGTCCCGATGACCGCCGGAGCCGTCGTCTTCATGGCCGCCAGCTGGGCCTTCGTACTGGGCCTCACCTTCTGGTCCTTCGCGAAGATCCTGCGCGCCCGGAAGCACTTCGACCCGGACGGGATCGGGCCGGCGGTCCCGCCGGAGCCCGCGCAGACCGAGCGCGCGGCGCCACGCTGAGCGAGTCCGCGGCCGCGGGGGAGATGGCAGTCCTCGGCGGAGGGAGTCGAAACACGAGAGCGGATCCGGTGGGCCCGGATCCGCTCTCGTGTCCTGCTGCCGGCGTGGGCGTCAGCGCAGCCGCTCGGAGACGAACTCCACGATCTGCTCCTGGTCCACCCGCACCTGCTCCATGGTGTCGCGGTCGCGGATGGTGACTGTGCCGCTCTCCATCGTCTCGCCGTCCACGGTGATCCCGAACGGCGTCCCGGCCTCGTCCTGGCGGCGGTAGCGGCGGCCGATGGCGCCGGACTCGTCGTAGAAGCTGGGGATCCCTCGCCGGCGCAGGTCCTCGTGGATGGCGACCGCGCGCTCCGGCATGCCGTCCTTCTTCACCAGCGGGAAGACGCCCACCTTGATGGGGGCAAGCGAAGGCTTAATGCCCAGCACCACGCGCGTCTCCCCCTCCACCTCCTCCTCGCGGTAGGAGTTGAAGAGCACGGCCAGCGTGATGCGGTCCGCCCCCACCGAGGTCTCGATGATGTAGGGGAGGTAGCGCTTGTTCTGCGCGGGGTCGATGTACTCCAGCCGCTTCCCGGAGAACTCCTGGTGGCGGCGGAGGTCGAAGTCGGTGCGGTTGTGGATCCCCTCCACCTCGCCCCACCCGTCCTCGCCGATGGTGCCGCCGAAGCGGAACTCCACGTCGCCCGCGGCGCTCGCGTAGTGCGCGAGCTTCTCGTGCGGGTGGTAGCGCAGACGGTCCTCGGAGAGGCCCAGCACCTCCCGGTGCCAGCGGAAGCGCGCGTCGCGCCACCGCTCGAACCACTCCGCGTCCGTCCCGGGCTCGACGAAGAACTGCATCTCCATCTGCTCGAACTCGCGGGTCCGGAAGGTGAAGTTCCCCGGGGTGATCTCGTTGCGGAACGCCTTGCCGATCTGCGCGATTCCGAAGGGGACCTTCTGGCGGGCGGAGGTCTGGACGTTCAGGAAGTTCACGAAGATCCCCTGCGCCGTCTCCGGGCGCAGGTACACGGTGGCCGCCGCGTCCTCCACTGGACCCATGAAGGTCTTGAACATCAGGTTGAACTGGCGCGGCTCCGACCACTTCCCCGTCACCCCGCAGGAGGGGCACTGGATCGCCGCCGGGTCGCTCGTCCCGGCCTGCTCCCGGAGGGTGTCCTCGCGGAAGCGGCGGTGGCAGTTCAGGCACTCCACCAGCGGGTCGCTGAACTCCGCCACGTGGCCGGAGGCCTCCCACACGCGCGGGTGCATGAGGATGGCCGCGTCCAGCCCCTCGATGTCGTCGCGCTCGTGCACCATGCTGCGCCACCACGCGTCCTTCACGTTGCGCTTGAGCTCCACGCCCAGCGGGCCGTAGTCCCACACGGAGCCGGTGCCGCCGTAGATCTCGGAAGACTGGAAGACGTAGCCCCGCCTCTTGCACAGCGAGACGAGCTTGTCCATCACGTCGGTGTCGGCCATGACTTGCCTGGTCGGAAAGCAGGGGATCGCGCGAACGGGTCGGCGGCGGCGCCGCTCGGGCGGGGATATTAGCGGCGGCCTCCATGCGAGGCAAATCCCGGCCCGCCTTGCCTGCCGGCCCCGCCCTTCCTACTATGTTTCGTCGTCCGCTTCACCCCCTCCTGTCACTCCTCCGAACAAAGCCCATGCGCAGACCTCTCCTCTCCGTCGCCTTCGCGGCGGCGGCTCTCGCTCTCGTTCCGGCCTCCGGCTCGGCGCAGGACTACCGGTCCACCGTACTCTCCCAGCTCGACGCGGCCGCCCGCCCCGTCGTGAACAGCGGCTTCCGCCAGGACGGCGACGTGCTCAGCAGGGACGCCATCGTGGGGATGCTTGCCCCCGGGACCAGCGCCTTCATGGAGCTGAACCTCACGCAGGGCACGAGCTACTTCATCGCCGCCGCCTGCGACAACGACTGCAGCGACATGGACCTCCGCATCTTCTCCGCGGACAGCACCACTCCGGTAGCGGAGGACACCAAGGACGACGACTACCCGATGCTCACCTTCGTCGCGCCCAGGACCGGGCGATACATGCTCGCCGTCGACATGTCGAAGTGCAGCGGGAGCATGTGCTACTACGGATATCGCGTCTTCCGGAAGTAGCCGGCCGCCGGTCCCGCGCCGACGAAGGGGGCGGCCCGCGCGGGCCGCCCCCCTTTCGCGTCCGCCAGGCAGGCCTAGAGCGAGGCGCCGACGATCCCGAAGCCGATCGTGGCGGCCGCCGCGGCGATCGCCGCGTAGGGAATCTGCGTGCGGACGTGGTCGATGTGGTCCGTGGCCGCGGCCATCGAGGAGATGATGGTGGTGTCGCTGATGGGCGAGGCGTGGTCGCCGAAGATGCCGCCCGAGAGCGACGCCGCCACGAACGGCGCCAGCGGAAGCCCGAGCGCCGCCGCCGCGGGGACGGCGATGGGGAGCATGATGGCGAAGGTCCCCCAGCTCGTCCCGGTGGCGAAGGCGACGAACGCCCCCACCAGGAACACCAGCGGGAGGAAGAGCGCCGGGGAGAGCGTCCCGGAGACCACCTCCGCCACGTACCTCCCGGTCCCCAGCGCCTTCGCCACGTCGGCCAGGGCGAGGGCGAGGAGCAGCACCAGCGCCAGCCCCACCAGCCCCCCGGCCCCCCGCAGCCCCGTCTTCGTGAGCGAGTCCACGGTCGCGGAGCGCTGCGAGATGAGGAGCACCCAGGCCGTCGCCAGCCCGGCGAGCACCGCCCACAGGACGCTGGTGGAGCCCGACCCCTCGCGCATGTCGCCGTTCCCGGTGACGTACAGGAAGAACGGCATGGACACGACCATGGCCGCGATGGGGAGGATCATGTTCAGGGCGCGCGGCTTCGCCTCGGCGCGCATCGCCTCCGGGGCCAGCGCGTCCGGATCGAGCATGGGGGTGGCGCCCTCCCAGAGGAGGCGCCCGCCCGCCGTCCGCTCCTCGGCCCGGCGCATGGGCCCGATGTCGAGCCCGGTGACGGCGACCGCCCCGGCCATGAGCACCGTCGCCAGCGCGTAGAAGTTCAGGGGGATGGAGGCGACGAAGACGCCGAGCGGGTTCGCCACGCCCAGCTCGCCCAGGATTCCCAGGATGTACGCGCCCCAGGCGTTCAGCGGGATCAGGATGCAGATCGCGGCCGAGGTGGCGTCCACCAGGTACGCCAGCTTCTCGCGGGAGATGCGGAAGCGGTCGAAGAGCGGCCGCCCCACCGAGCCGGCCACGAGCACGGTGATGTTGCTCTCGATGAAGATGGCGCACCCCGTGAGGAACACCAGCAGCCGCGCGCGCCGCGGCGTCGTCACCCAGTTGCGCTCCTCCAGCTCGCGCACGAACCCCTTCACCCCCCCGAACGTTTCCACCGTCGCGATCAGCGCGCCGATGACCAGGGTGAAGAGAAGCACCTCGGTGCGGTCCACCGCCGTGAACACGCCCACCGTCTCCCCGATGGAGCGGCCCAGCCCCGCCAGCGGGTTCCACCCTTCCAGGATGGTCCACCCCAGGAAGATCCCCGCGGCGAGCGAGAGGTACACCTGCCGCGTCCAGATGGCGAGGGCGATGGCGAGGACGGGGGGGAGGAGCGAGATCCAGCCGGGCTCGATCGGCGTCTGCATGCGCGGGGAACGCAAGGGGCGAGAGGCGGCGCGCGGGAGCGCGCAGGAGAAGCTTCTTCGGAGATCCGGCGAAGATAACGCGCTCCCCCCCGCCCCGACAGCCCGCACTCCCGCACTTTCGCACTCCGTCCCGGGAACAGCGCTGGCGTATCCCCGTACTACCCTGCATTCTGTCTCGAATCGCCCCGGAGGCGCCGCCGGCCGGGAGCATCCACTCCAGCAGGGAACGACATGACGATCCGGCTCCGCTCCGCCGCCGTCGGGCTTTCCGCGGCCGCGGTCCTCGCGCTGGCCCCCGCCGTGGGCGCCCAGCAGCTCACCCTGGAGGGCATCTTCGCCCGCGGAGAGTTCGCCGCGGGGAGCTTCCACCCGCAGTGGTCCGCCGACGGGCAGAGCTTCGTCGTCGTGGAGACGGACACGCAGACGCAGGCGTCCGACGTCTGGACGGTGGGGATCGACGACGGCAAGCGCTCGCGCCGCATCCAGGGCTCCAAGCTGCGCGTGGACGGCCAGACCGACCCCATCCAGGTCGAGGAGATCGCCTGGACCGCGGACGGGAGGCGCGCGCTCGTCTACACCAACTCGCAGCAGGTCTGGCGGCAGCGCACCAAGGGCACCTACTACGTCTACGACCTGGAGTCGGAGCGCCTGGTGCCGCTCAGCCGCGGCGAGGGGTGGCAGCAGTTCGCCAAGATCTCGCCGGACGGGACGCGCGTGGGCTTCGTCCGCAACAACGACCTCTTCGTGGTGGACCTGGCGACCGGGAGGGAGACGCAGCTCACCCGCACCGGGAGCGACACCATCATCAACGGCACCTTCGACTGGGTGTACGAGGAGGAGCTGGGGCTGCAGGACGGCTGGCGCTGGAGCCCGGACGGGAAGCGGATCGCCTACTGGCAGCTCAACCAGGCGCCGGTCCCCGTCTTCTCCTGGGTGAACGACCTCGCCGGGCAGTACTCGGTCCCCGTGGGGCTCCGCTACCCCAAGCCCGGCGAGCCCAACTCGCGCGTCCGCATCGGGGTCGTCGACGCGGCGGGGGGCGAGACGCGCTGGATGGACACCGGCGAGGCCGAGTACCTGGCCCGCATGGACTGGGCGGAGTCGCCCGACGAGCTGGTGATCCAGCGGATGAACCGCCTGCAGAACCGCATCGACGTCCTGCTCACCGACGCGAACACCGGCCGCAGCCGCGTCGTGCTCACCGACACCGACTCGGCGTGGGTGGACGTGGACGACGACCTGACCTTCGTCCGCGGCGGACGCGAGCTCATCTGGAGCAGCGAGCGCGAAGGA
This region includes:
- a CDS encoding metallopeptidase family protein, which translates into the protein MTFAEFERRAHEVFDEIPPEYREGVDGLLVERRAVAHPELPEVYTLGECLTETYPTEWGGAGEVRSMVVLYYGSFLRLSRMQDDWDWDEEVWETVTHEVRHHLESLALDDELEVRDYADDQNFARREGVEFEPFFFRSGEPAGPGAWEVSGDVFLECEVSAEQVRAGTPVELEWDGKPISLPLPSPLGDVHFVTLDDVHAPKGDVIVVLVRRRGAWESFRAALSGRKPEVLESLVRVAADEGGEDEPDASR
- a CDS encoding sodium-dependent transporter; amino-acid sequence: MAGHPQQTFTSRTAMLLAMLSMAVGTGNIWRFPRIAAANGGGTFLIPWIIFLFMWSIPLLIVEFSMGKGTRYGAVGAFSKLLGRGYAWMGAWVAWCATAIMFYYSVVSGWTLRYFWAAVTGELEGEIPGALWSRYPETLWAVVTHAVAIGFGVWVVSRGVRGIQRVTSLLLPSLFVLVVLLAVRALTLPGAGDGLAFLFTPDFSQLGNARIWLEALTQNAWDTGAGWGLALTYAVYARQQENTTSNAFLLGIGNNSISILAGIMVICTVFSVGPSLAERISQTPVGFEQSLTAYPGLQSELESRLAEPGAAAAAERLGVAVHPDSVRGFFANRAVPVETRLEIARATGGLEGRSVSEAVLGSGNNGLTFIWVPQIFNTLPLGRLLTSVFFLALAFAAVTSLISMIELATRVLVDGGMERPKAIRVIGGVGFLMGIPSALSMAVFDNQDFVWGVGLMLSGFFFAFAVVRYGVRRFRESFVNNQPGVMHVGAWWDALIYLVLVQAVVLMGWWLYQAVDPADLGATFTPFSSFNVGTVLVQWAIAIGCFVALNGWIARRTVVEARGEPPPGGMPPSIP
- a CDS encoding DedA family protein yields the protein MDRIQGLAGLFLHLDAHLAAAVQQYGTGTYVLLFLIVFAETGLVVTPFLPGDSLLFAAGALAATGALELPVLLAGLFVAAVVGDAVNYQVGAQVGLRAFRPDAHILKTAHLERTTQFYERHGGKTIVIARFVPIVRTFAPFVAGASRMSYPRFALYNVVGAFVWVFSLTLAGYLFGNLPPVRDNFGVVVIAIVLASLVPAVVDFVRHRRQVPPLTEEPT
- a CDS encoding glycine--tRNA ligase is translated as MADTDVMDKLVSLCKRRGYVFQSSEIYGGTGSVWDYGPLGVELKRNVKDAWWRSMVHERDDIEGLDAAILMHPRVWEASGHVAEFSDPLVECLNCHRRFREDTLREQAGTSDPAAIQCPSCGVTGKWSEPRQFNLMFKTFMGPVEDAAATVYLRPETAQGIFVNFLNVQTSARQKVPFGIAQIGKAFRNEITPGNFTFRTREFEQMEMQFFVEPGTDAEWFERWRDARFRWHREVLGLSEDRLRYHPHEKLAHYASAAGDVEFRFGGTIGEDGWGEVEGIHNRTDFDLRRHQEFSGKRLEYIDPAQNKRYLPYIIETSVGADRITLAVLFNSYREEEVEGETRVVLGIKPSLAPIKVGVFPLVKKDGMPERAVAIHEDLRRRGIPSFYDESGAIGRRYRRQDEAGTPFGITVDGETMESGTVTIRDRDTMEQVRVDQEQIVEFVSERLR
- a CDS encoding Na+/H+ antiporter NhaC family protein encodes the protein MQTPIEPGWISLLPPVLAIALAIWTRQVYLSLAAGIFLGWTILEGWNPLAGLGRSIGETVGVFTAVDRTEVLLFTLVIGALIATVETFGGVKGFVRELEERNWVTTPRRARLLVFLTGCAIFIESNITVLVAGSVGRPLFDRFRISREKLAYLVDATSAAICILIPLNAWGAYILGILGELGVANPLGVFVASIPLNFYALATVLMAGAVAVTGLDIGPMRRAEERTAGGRLLWEGATPMLDPDALAPEAMRAEAKPRALNMILPIAAMVVSMPFFLYVTGNGDMREGSGSTSVLWAVLAGLATAWVLLISQRSATVDSLTKTGLRGAGGLVGLALVLLLALALADVAKALGTGRYVAEVVSGTLSPALFLPLVFLVGAFVAFATGTSWGTFAIMLPIAVPAAAALGLPLAPFVAASLSGGIFGDHASPISDTTIISSMAAATDHIDHVRTQIPYAAIAAAAATIGFGIVGASL